One Luteibacter sp. 9135 DNA segment encodes these proteins:
- a CDS encoding replicative DNA helicase, translated as MSFNPERGDRGDRKRRREREPTAFESLRIPPNSIEAEQAVLGGLMLSPDSLDKVADKLTDDDFYRKDHRLIWRAINELANKGMPCDAVTLGDWFAANDMVEMVGGASYLMELANSTPSAANIGAYGDIVREKSVLRMLIDAGTSITEDGFRPEGKSVQEVMELAEQRVFRIAESGARGKKDIVSVREAVGEAFRMLTERYEKRGQLTGLSTGFTDLDELTSGLQPSDLVIIAARPSMGKTAFALNLAEAAALRGKKAVAVFSMEMSASQLAFRLISSLGRVHAQHLRNGDLAEEDWPRVTSAITMLSDAKIFIDDTPAMSPVEMRSRSRRLQREHGLGLIVIDYLQLMQVPGNSENRATEISEISRGLKALAKELNVPVIALSQLNRSLEQRADKRPMMSDLRESGAIEQDADVIMFIYRDEYYNKESPDKGLAEIIIGKQRNGPTDTIKLAFLGHYTKFENWAPDAYVGSFD; from the coding sequence ATGTCTTTCAATCCAGAACGCGGCGATCGCGGCGATCGCAAGCGCCGCCGCGAGCGCGAGCCCACGGCGTTCGAGTCCCTGCGCATCCCGCCGAACTCCATCGAGGCCGAGCAGGCCGTGCTGGGCGGCCTGATGCTGTCGCCGGATTCCCTGGACAAGGTGGCCGACAAGCTCACCGACGACGATTTCTACCGCAAGGATCACCGCCTGATCTGGCGCGCCATCAACGAGCTGGCCAACAAGGGCATGCCGTGCGACGCCGTGACGCTGGGCGACTGGTTCGCCGCCAACGACATGGTCGAGATGGTCGGCGGCGCCAGTTATTTGATGGAACTGGCCAACTCCACGCCCAGCGCGGCCAACATCGGCGCCTATGGCGACATCGTGCGCGAGAAATCCGTGCTGCGCATGCTGATCGACGCCGGCACGTCGATCACCGAGGACGGCTTCCGCCCCGAGGGAAAGAGCGTCCAGGAAGTGATGGAGCTGGCCGAGCAGCGCGTGTTCCGCATCGCGGAATCCGGCGCGCGCGGCAAGAAGGACATCGTGTCGGTGCGCGAGGCCGTGGGCGAGGCCTTCCGCATGCTGACCGAGCGATACGAGAAGCGCGGCCAGCTGACCGGTCTTTCCACCGGCTTCACCGACCTGGACGAACTCACCTCCGGCCTGCAGCCGTCCGATCTGGTGATCATCGCGGCGCGCCCCTCGATGGGCAAGACGGCGTTCGCGCTCAACCTCGCCGAAGCCGCCGCCCTGCGCGGCAAGAAAGCGGTGGCGGTGTTCTCGATGGAAATGTCGGCGTCGCAGCTGGCCTTCCGTCTGATCTCGTCGCTCGGCCGCGTGCACGCACAGCACCTGCGTAACGGCGACCTGGCCGAGGAAGACTGGCCGCGCGTCACCTCCGCCATCACCATGCTGTCGGATGCGAAGATCTTCATCGACGACACGCCGGCCATGTCGCCGGTGGAAATGCGCTCGCGCTCGCGCCGCCTGCAGCGCGAGCATGGCCTGGGCCTGATCGTCATCGACTACCTGCAGCTGATGCAGGTACCGGGCAACAGCGAAAACCGCGCCACGGAAATCTCGGAAATCTCCCGCGGGCTGAAAGCGCTGGCGAAGGAGCTCAACGTGCCGGTGATCGCGCTGTCGCAGTTGAACCGCTCGCTGGAGCAGCGCGCCGACAAGCGCCCGATGATGTCCGACCTGCGCGAGTCCGGCGCTATCGAGCAGGATGCCGACGTCATCATGTTCATCTACCGCGACGAGTACTACAACAAGGAATCGCCCGACAAGGGACTGGCCGAGATCATCATCGGCAAGCAGCGTAACGGTCCGACGGACACGATCAAGCTGGCCTTCCTCGGGCACTACACCAAGTTCGAGAACTGGGCGCCGGATGCGTATGTGGGCTCGTTCGACTGA
- a CDS encoding alginate export family protein has protein sequence MRKWWWRSCLGMAGSWMGGASAWAADAPVESPFNIDARYRYSNLHSDGAPKRGHANTLRTRVGYHWRIGNGWSAYGEASRTWSLFGQQYDDGSGRRTPYPAEADPSSTGISNAWVSWRNDDVAVRAGRQYIRLDGGRFVSNNPWRQSLQSFDGVGVTWKAWQGAELRYYWLGRVNRTLGYDFHDRDQLRWTLDAHLLHVDQALALGKLSAYGYFVRNDTVAAQSVKTVGVRWTGSAAVGPAGATLGWTADAARQHAYANNPARFSLGYHLIDATWGVPELSLRVGEERLDGNGRNAINVAYGAARAFNGWVVAFRIPRSGLRERYVGLLGSVDAGRKVSWQVTLRHFVADEGGAALGRELDAGVLTDLGHGFSAEVQFGDYRAAGHGVDERKLWLIGQYRFGEAPR, from the coding sequence ATGCGTAAGTGGTGGTGGCGGTCGTGCCTCGGCATGGCCGGTAGCTGGATGGGTGGGGCGTCGGCGTGGGCCGCGGATGCGCCGGTCGAAAGCCCGTTCAATATCGACGCGCGGTATCGCTACAGCAACCTGCATTCCGACGGGGCGCCGAAGCGCGGCCATGCCAACACCCTGCGCACGCGGGTCGGTTATCACTGGCGGATCGGCAACGGATGGAGCGCCTACGGCGAAGCCAGTCGCACCTGGTCATTGTTCGGCCAGCAGTACGACGACGGCTCCGGGCGCCGCACACCGTATCCGGCCGAGGCGGACCCGTCCTCCACCGGTATCAGCAACGCCTGGGTGTCCTGGCGCAACGACGATGTGGCCGTACGCGCGGGCAGGCAGTACATCCGCCTGGACGGGGGGCGCTTCGTCAGCAACAACCCGTGGCGGCAAAGCCTGCAGTCGTTCGACGGCGTCGGCGTCACTTGGAAGGCCTGGCAGGGCGCGGAGCTTCGCTATTACTGGCTCGGCCGGGTCAATCGCACGCTCGGCTACGATTTTCACGACCGTGACCAGCTCCGATGGACGCTGGATGCCCACCTGCTCCACGTCGACCAGGCCTTGGCCCTCGGCAAGCTCTCCGCCTACGGCTATTTTGTCCGCAACGACACCGTGGCAGCCCAGTCGGTGAAGACGGTCGGCGTGCGCTGGACGGGCAGTGCGGCCGTGGGGCCCGCAGGCGCCACCCTGGGCTGGACGGCGGACGCGGCGCGGCAGCATGCCTATGCGAACAACCCCGCGCGGTTCAGTCTCGGCTACCACCTCATCGACGCCACCTGGGGCGTGCCCGAGCTGTCGCTGCGGGTGGGTGAGGAACGGCTGGACGGTAACGGCCGCAACGCCATCAACGTCGCCTATGGCGCGGCACGTGCCTTCAACGGCTGGGTGGTGGCCTTCCGCATCCCGCGCAGCGGCCTGCGCGAGCGCTACGTCGGATTGCTGGGCTCCGTCGATGCCGGCCGAAAGGTCAGCTGGCAGGTCACTTTGCGGCACTTCGTCGCGGACGAGGGCGGCGCGGCGCTGGGCCGCGAACTGGATGCCGGCGTGCTGACCGACCTGGGCCACGGTTTCTCGGCGGAGGTGCAGTTCGGCGATTACCGGGCCGCGGGCCATGGCGTGGACGAGCGCAAGCTCTGGCTGATCGGGCAGTACCGCTTCGGTGAAGCGCCGCGCTGA
- the rplI gene encoding 50S ribosomal protein L9 encodes MELILLEKVKNLGNLGDKVNVKPGYGRNFLLPTGKAARATAANLEAFEARRAEYEAKAKDQLSGAEGRAAKLDGAEVTIEVNASPEGKLFGSVTPRDVAEALTAKGLEVDKSEVIQAEGPFRNTGEYEVTVVLHADVQQMVKVKVIGA; translated from the coding sequence ATGGAACTCATTCTCCTCGAGAAGGTGAAGAACCTCGGTAACCTCGGCGACAAGGTCAACGTCAAGCCGGGTTACGGTCGTAACTTCCTCCTCCCGACCGGCAAGGCCGCTCGCGCGACCGCCGCCAACCTCGAAGCGTTCGAAGCACGTCGTGCCGAGTACGAAGCCAAGGCCAAGGACCAGCTGTCCGGTGCCGAGGGTCGTGCCGCCAAGCTCGACGGCGCCGAGGTCACCATCGAAGTCAACGCTTCGCCGGAAGGCAAGCTGTTCGGCTCGGTCACCCCGCGTGACGTGGCCGAGGCCCTGACCGCCAAGGGTCTGGAAGTCGACAAGAGCGAAGTGATCCAGGCCGAAGGCCCGTTCCGCAACACCGGCGAGTACGAAGTCACTGTCGTCCTCCACGCCGATGTGCAGCAGATGGTCAAGGTCAAGGTCATCGGCGCGTAA
- the rpsR gene encoding 30S ribosomal protein S18 has protein sequence MSKFFRRRKFCRFTAEGVKEIDYKDLNTLRQYVTENGKIVPSRITGTKARYQRQLATAIKRARFLSLLPYTDNHDV, from the coding sequence ATGTCCAAGTTCTTCCGCCGCCGCAAGTTCTGCCGTTTCACCGCCGAAGGCGTCAAAGAGATCGATTACAAGGATCTCAACACCCTCCGCCAGTACGTGACCGAGAACGGCAAGATCGTCCCGAGCCGCATCACCGGCACGAAGGCCCGCTACCAGCGCCAGCTGGCGACCGCGATCAAGCGCGCTCGCTTCCTCTCGCTGCTGCCGTACACCGACAACCACGACGTCTGA
- the rpsF gene encoding 30S ribosomal protein S6 gives MRHYEVVFLVHPDQSEQVPAMIERYKALIEGDNGTIHRLEDWGRRQLAYPIENLAKAHYVMLNIEVSQNALNELETGFRFNDAVLRHLVVRRDEADTEPSFILKSKEKDEQKGSRRRDDDSDGDDRRGGRDNDNDRDSDD, from the coding sequence ATGCGTCATTATGAAGTCGTGTTCCTGGTCCATCCGGACCAGAGCGAACAGGTGCCCGCCATGATCGAGCGTTACAAGGCGCTGATCGAAGGCGACAACGGCACGATCCACCGTCTCGAAGACTGGGGCCGCCGCCAGCTGGCTTACCCGATCGAAAACCTCGCCAAGGCTCACTACGTGATGCTGAACATCGAGGTTTCGCAGAACGCCCTGAACGAGCTCGAGACGGGCTTCCGTTTCAACGATGCCGTGCTGCGCCACCTGGTCGTCCGTCGTGACGAGGCCGATACCGAGCCGTCCTTCATCCTCAAGAGCAAGGAAAAGGACGAACAGAAGGGTTCGCGTCGCCGTGACGACGACAGCGACGGCGACGACCGCCGTGGTGGTCGCGACAACGACAACGATCGCGACAGCGACGACTAA
- a CDS encoding HesB/IscA family protein, producing the protein MSIQITPAASERMRSFLSRAPQAAGVRFSVKRMGCSGFGYVVDLAGAIADEDQVLDIDGIRVVVDPTSLPLVDGTLIDFQRQGLNASFVFHNPNATGECGCGESFTVA; encoded by the coding sequence ATGAGCATCCAGATCACTCCCGCCGCCTCCGAACGCATGCGCAGCTTCCTGTCCCGGGCGCCGCAGGCCGCCGGTGTGCGCTTTTCCGTCAAGCGGATGGGTTGCTCGGGCTTCGGTTACGTGGTCGATCTGGCCGGTGCCATCGCCGACGAGGACCAGGTGCTCGATATCGACGGCATCCGCGTCGTGGTCGATCCCACCAGCCTCCCGCTGGTCGACGGCACCCTGATCGACTTCCAGCGCCAGGGCCTGAACGCCTCCTTCGTGTTCCACAACCCCAACGCCACCGGCGAATGCGGCTGCGGCGAGTCGTTCACCGTCGCCTGA
- the asnS gene encoding asparagine--tRNA ligase, translated as MTVVSVKQALAGGTAAGEHEVTVRGWVRTLRESKGGLSFVNVSDGSCFAPIQVVATTDLANYETEVKHLSAGAGVIATGRLVPSQGKGQAFEIQATRVEVTGFVENPLTYPIQPKQHSMEFLREVAHLRPRTNLFGAVTRVRHTMMTAIHRLLTEQGFFWINTPIITTSDAEGAGDMFRLSTLDLANLPRDDKGGIDWRKDFFGREAFLTVSGQLNVEAYALAMSKVYTFGPTFRAENSNTTRHLAEFWMVEPEVAFANLDDNADLAELFLKGIFKAVLDERQDDMAFFAERVQPDAITRLEAFIAKPFERIQYTEAVDILQKCGKKFEHPVAWGIDLQTEHERYLAEEHIGRPVVVMNYPEEIKAFYMRLNDDGRTVAAMDVLAPGIGEIIGGAQREERLDYLDRRMDQFGLDKDVYNWYRDLRRYGTVPHAGFGLGFERLLVYVCGLANIRDAIPYPRAAGSAEF; from the coding sequence ATGACGGTGGTAAGCGTCAAGCAGGCCCTCGCCGGCGGCACGGCCGCAGGCGAACACGAGGTGACCGTCCGCGGCTGGGTGCGCACCCTGCGCGAGTCCAAGGGTGGCCTCTCCTTCGTCAACGTGAGCGACGGCTCCTGCTTCGCGCCCATCCAAGTGGTCGCCACGACCGATCTCGCCAACTACGAGACCGAGGTGAAGCACCTCTCCGCCGGCGCCGGCGTCATCGCCACCGGTCGGCTGGTGCCCTCGCAGGGCAAGGGCCAGGCCTTCGAGATCCAGGCCACGCGGGTGGAAGTCACCGGTTTCGTCGAGAACCCGCTCACCTACCCCATCCAGCCCAAGCAGCACTCGATGGAGTTCCTGCGTGAGGTGGCCCACCTGCGCCCGCGCACCAACCTGTTCGGCGCGGTGACCCGCGTGCGCCACACCATGATGACGGCGATCCACCGGCTGCTGACCGAGCAGGGCTTCTTCTGGATCAACACGCCGATCATCACCACGTCCGATGCCGAAGGCGCCGGCGACATGTTCCGCCTGTCCACCCTGGACCTGGCCAACCTGCCGCGCGACGACAAGGGCGGTATCGACTGGCGCAAGGATTTCTTCGGTCGCGAGGCCTTCCTTACAGTGTCCGGGCAGCTCAACGTCGAGGCCTACGCCCTGGCCATGAGTAAGGTCTACACCTTCGGACCCACCTTCCGCGCCGAGAACTCGAACACCACCCGCCACCTGGCGGAGTTCTGGATGGTCGAGCCGGAGGTGGCCTTCGCCAACCTCGACGACAACGCCGACCTGGCCGAGCTGTTCCTCAAGGGCATCTTCAAGGCGGTGCTGGACGAGCGCCAGGACGACATGGCCTTCTTCGCCGAGCGCGTGCAGCCCGATGCCATCACCCGGCTGGAGGCGTTCATCGCCAAGCCGTTCGAGCGCATCCAGTACACCGAGGCGGTCGATATCCTGCAGAAGTGCGGCAAGAAGTTCGAGCACCCGGTGGCCTGGGGCATCGACCTGCAGACCGAGCACGAGCGTTACCTCGCCGAGGAACATATCGGCCGTCCCGTGGTCGTCATGAACTACCCCGAGGAAATCAAGGCGTTCTACATGCGGCTCAACGACGACGGCAGGACGGTCGCGGCCATGGACGTCCTTGCACCGGGCATCGGCGAGATCATCGGCGGCGCTCAGCGAGAAGAGCGGCTGGATTACCTCGATCGCCGCATGGACCAGTTTGGCCTCGATAAAGACGTCTACAACTGGTATCGCGACCTGCGCCGCTACGGCACAGTGCCGCACGCCGGCTTCGGCCTCGGTTTCGAGCGCCTGCTGGTGTACGTCTGCGGCCTGGCCAACATCCGCGACGCCATTCCCTATCCCCGTGCCGCAGGAAGCGCCGAGTTCTGA
- a CDS encoding MalM family protein: MPPNALRPLLIAAALFGLGACHTIGAIVPPNFRPPEKTTAAIDAARKTLEAATPCCGSFADLSYQDMLPWQPQRFELSKDSPVANLNGDRSYFLAFRLPTGAQLPYTIAMKSELNGRWLSSSYLFAPTVVLLDDAFQPLHAEDIQLCEYMGWTNETTGAFGKFKVEDDKARYMVVYSSAKQQKDQTYWEQSPSSFSAEAPVKMSSAGSFKIPHGPDGVLFLGMQNDTYKRAINNAVCSKASQGNGVISTIRSVVTTDLLGTDEAKKKDKDS, from the coding sequence ATGCCCCCAAATGCCCTACGCCCCCTGTTGATCGCCGCGGCCCTCTTCGGCCTCGGCGCCTGCCATACCATCGGCGCCATCGTGCCGCCCAACTTCCGCCCGCCGGAGAAGACCACGGCGGCCATCGACGCGGCGCGCAAGACGCTAGAGGCGGCCACCCCCTGCTGCGGCAGCTTCGCGGACCTGTCCTACCAGGACATGCTGCCCTGGCAGCCGCAGCGCTTCGAGCTGAGCAAGGACAGCCCGGTCGCCAACCTCAATGGCGACCGCAGCTACTTCCTGGCCTTCCGCCTGCCCACCGGCGCCCAGCTGCCCTACACGATCGCCATGAAGTCCGAGCTCAACGGGCGCTGGCTCAGCTCCAGCTACTTGTTCGCGCCGACGGTGGTGCTGCTGGACGACGCCTTCCAGCCGCTGCACGCCGAGGACATCCAGCTGTGCGAGTACATGGGCTGGACCAACGAGACCACCGGCGCGTTCGGCAAGTTCAAGGTCGAGGACGACAAGGCCCGCTACATGGTGGTGTATTCGTCGGCCAAGCAGCAGAAGGACCAGACCTACTGGGAACAGTCGCCCAGCAGCTTCTCGGCCGAGGCGCCGGTGAAGATGAGCTCGGCGGGCAGCTTCAAGATCCCGCACGGGCCCGACGGGGTGTTGTTCCTCGGCATGCAGAACGACACCTACAAGCGGGCGATCAACAACGCCGTCTGCTCGAAGGCGTCGCAGGGTAACGGCGTGATCTCGACGATCCGCAGCGTGGTCACCACCGACCTGCTGGGCACCGACGAGGCCAAGAAGAAAGACAAGGACAGCTGA
- a CDS encoding SDR family oxidoreductase, with translation MDLRLTGRHALVCGASQGIGRATAFELAALGASVTLLSRSADTLAALARELPAGQPGQSHEPIAVDMLDTDALAAAVARIVGLHAVHVVVNNSGGPPPGPASTATPDDFLTAFRQHLLAAQVVTRACLPGMRAARYGRVVNVISTSVKEPIPNLGVSNTVRAAVAGWAKTLSSEVAHEGITVNNVLPGYTRTPRLEALVEASCKAGRSREDVERGLLASVPAARFGDPAEVAAVIAFLASPAAGYVNGISLSVDGGRTRSLN, from the coding sequence ATGGATCTTCGCCTCACCGGTCGCCACGCCCTGGTCTGTGGCGCGTCACAGGGTATAGGCCGCGCCACCGCCTTCGAACTGGCGGCACTGGGCGCCAGCGTCACCCTGCTGTCGCGCTCGGCAGACACCCTTGCCGCCCTGGCCCGGGAACTGCCCGCCGGTCAGCCCGGCCAGTCGCATGAGCCCATCGCCGTGGACATGCTCGATACCGACGCGTTGGCCGCCGCCGTGGCGCGCATCGTCGGCCTGCATGCCGTGCACGTGGTGGTGAACAACAGCGGGGGCCCGCCGCCGGGGCCAGCCTCGACCGCCACCCCCGACGACTTCCTCACCGCCTTCCGCCAGCACCTGCTGGCCGCGCAGGTGGTGACCCGGGCATGCCTGCCGGGTATGCGTGCCGCACGCTACGGGCGCGTGGTCAATGTCATCTCCACGTCGGTCAAGGAACCGATCCCCAACCTGGGCGTTTCCAACACGGTGCGTGCCGCCGTGGCGGGCTGGGCCAAGACCCTGTCGTCGGAAGTGGCGCACGAAGGCATCACCGTCAACAACGTGCTGCCGGGTTACACGCGCACGCCCCGCCTGGAGGCCCTGGTCGAAGCCAGCTGCAAGGCGGGCCGCAGCCGTGAGGATGTGGAACGCGGCCTGCTGGCCAGTGTCCCGGCGGCGCGCTTCGGCGATCCGGCCGAGGTGGCGGCGGTGATCGCCTTCCTCGCCAGCCCAGCGGCCGGCTACGTCAACGGCATCAGCCTGAGCGTCGATGGCGGGCGCACGCGCAGCCTGAACTGA
- a CDS encoding aldehyde dehydrogenase, with amino-acid sequence MIVLANFIDGTSRAPHGGAYLDVVDPATGAVFASCPDSDAADVAAAVAAAERAAPGWAATPADVRAACLSRLADLVQVRLDTFATAESQDSGKPVALARSLDIPRAIANLRFFAAAATQWSSESHGMAHGAINYTLRLPLGVVGCISPWNLPLYLFTWKIAPALAAGNTVVAKPSEVTPYTAWLLGTLVTEAGFPPGVINIVQGTGARVGEAIVTHEAVKAVSFTGSTRTGTAIASAAAARLKKTSLELGGKNATLVFDDFDFSDAAMATLVRSGFANQGEICLCGSRLLVQRGIYERFRAAYLDRVRALRVGDPADDTSDLGALVSRAHFDKVMACIERARADGGQVLCGGHRVAVPGRCASGWFIAPTVIEGLPAEAAANQEEIFGPVVTLLPFDTEDEALAIANGTPYGLAASVWTHDVSRAHRVAARLDVGIVWVNCWMLRDLRTPFGGTRQSGMGREGGVEAMRFFTEARNVCIDHGH; translated from the coding sequence ATGATCGTCCTGGCCAACTTCATCGACGGCACATCGCGTGCGCCCCACGGCGGGGCCTACCTCGATGTGGTCGATCCCGCCACGGGCGCCGTGTTCGCCAGCTGTCCGGACTCCGATGCCGCCGACGTCGCCGCCGCAGTGGCTGCGGCCGAACGGGCCGCACCGGGATGGGCCGCGACACCGGCCGACGTCCGCGCCGCCTGCCTGTCCCGTCTGGCCGACCTGGTCCAGGTGCGCCTGGATACCTTCGCCACCGCGGAATCGCAGGACAGCGGCAAGCCCGTCGCCCTTGCCCGCTCGCTGGACATTCCCCGCGCCATCGCCAACCTGCGCTTCTTCGCCGCGGCCGCCACGCAGTGGAGCAGCGAGTCGCACGGCATGGCGCACGGCGCCATCAACTACACGCTGCGCCTGCCGCTCGGCGTGGTCGGCTGCATCAGCCCCTGGAACCTGCCGCTCTACCTGTTCACCTGGAAGATCGCCCCGGCGCTGGCCGCCGGCAACACTGTGGTGGCCAAGCCGTCGGAGGTGACGCCCTACACGGCGTGGCTGCTGGGCACGCTGGTCACGGAGGCGGGCTTTCCGCCGGGCGTGATCAACATCGTGCAGGGCACGGGCGCCCGCGTGGGCGAAGCCATCGTCACGCACGAGGCGGTCAAGGCGGTGTCCTTCACCGGCAGCACGCGCACGGGCACGGCGATCGCCAGTGCCGCGGCGGCCCGGTTGAAAAAAACGTCGCTGGAACTGGGCGGCAAGAACGCCACGCTGGTGTTCGACGATTTCGACTTCAGCGACGCGGCCATGGCCACGCTGGTGCGTTCCGGGTTCGCCAACCAGGGCGAGATCTGCCTCTGCGGTTCGCGCCTGCTGGTGCAGCGGGGCATCTACGAACGTTTCCGTGCGGCCTACCTCGATCGCGTCCGGGCCCTGCGTGTCGGCGACCCCGCGGATGACACCAGCGACCTGGGCGCACTCGTCTCTCGCGCGCACTTCGACAAGGTCATGGCGTGCATCGAGCGCGCCCGGGCCGATGGCGGGCAGGTGCTGTGCGGCGGCCATCGCGTCGCTGTGCCCGGCCGCTGCGCCTCGGGCTGGTTCATCGCCCCCACCGTCATCGAAGGATTGCCTGCCGAAGCAGCCGCCAACCAGGAGGAGATCTTCGGCCCGGTGGTCACGCTGCTGCCGTTCGACACGGAAGACGAGGCGTTGGCGATCGCCAACGGCACGCCCTACGGCCTGGCCGCCTCGGTGTGGACCCACGACGTATCGCGCGCCCATCGTGTCGCCGCCCGGCTGGATGTCGGCATCGTCTGGGTGAACTGCTGGATGCTGCGCGACCTGCGCACGCCGTTCGGCGGCACCCGGCAATCCGGCATGGGACGCGAGGGCGGCGTGGAAGCCATGCGTTTTTTCACCGAGGCCAGGAATGTCTGCATCGACCATGGGCACTGA
- a CDS encoding RidA family protein, with translation MSASTMGTEGIHTANAPGPVGAYPHARRVGPLLFLSGIGPRRPDDNSIPGNVVDADGRLLRYDIEAQCRQVFANVRAVLEASGARFEDLVDVTVYLTHMADDFATYNRLYAEAFAGVDACRTTVEVTALPTPIAIELKCVAAVVS, from the coding sequence ATGTCTGCATCGACCATGGGCACTGAGGGCATCCATACCGCGAACGCACCAGGACCGGTGGGCGCCTATCCCCATGCACGGCGCGTGGGGCCCCTGCTGTTCCTCTCCGGCATCGGCCCGCGCCGGCCCGACGACAACAGCATCCCCGGCAACGTCGTGGATGCCGATGGACGGCTGCTTCGCTACGACATCGAAGCGCAGTGCCGACAGGTGTTCGCCAACGTGCGCGCCGTGCTCGAGGCCAGCGGTGCCCGCTTCGAGGATCTGGTGGACGTTACGGTGTACCTCACCCACATGGCCGACGACTTCGCCACGTACAACCGGCTGTACGCGGAAGCGTTCGCCGGCGTGGATGCCTGCCGGACCACCGTGGAGGTGACCGCGTTGCCCACGCCCATCGCCATCGAGCTCAAGTGCGTGGCGGCCGTGGTCAGCTGA
- the hutG gene encoding N-formylglutamate deformylase gives MIPYTLHRGNAPLLISLPHNGSAIPDDIGARMKRRARRSVDTDWHVAELYDFARNMGASIIKPFASRYVVDLNRPSDGHALYPGQAETGLAPLVMFDGSPIYRPGAEPDAAEIADRVTRWWKPYHQALGDEIARLRKQFGRVVLWEGHSIRSQVPMLFEGRLPDFNLGTADGASCSPALQQRVVDLLQAQDEYTFAVNGRFKGGHITRHYGRPDKGIDAIQLELAQINYMDEDSFEYLPRQAAGVQTLIGGMLEACLVS, from the coding sequence ATGATTCCGTACACCCTGCATCGCGGCAACGCGCCGCTCCTGATCAGCCTGCCGCACAACGGCAGCGCCATTCCCGACGACATCGGCGCGCGGATGAAACGCCGCGCCCGACGATCGGTGGATACGGACTGGCACGTGGCCGAGTTGTACGATTTCGCCCGGAACATGGGCGCGAGCATCATCAAGCCGTTCGCCTCGCGCTACGTGGTCGACCTCAACCGTCCGTCGGATGGGCACGCCCTTTACCCGGGCCAGGCCGAAACCGGGCTGGCGCCGCTGGTGATGTTCGACGGCAGCCCGATCTACCGGCCGGGCGCGGAACCGGATGCCGCGGAGATCGCGGACCGTGTCACCCGCTGGTGGAAGCCTTACCACCAGGCCCTGGGCGACGAGATCGCCCGGCTGCGCAAGCAGTTCGGGCGCGTGGTGCTGTGGGAAGGGCACTCCATCCGCAGCCAGGTGCCCATGCTGTTCGAAGGTCGCCTTCCGGATTTCAACCTGGGCACGGCGGATGGCGCCAGTTGCTCGCCCGCGCTGCAGCAGCGCGTGGTCGACCTGCTGCAGGCGCAGGACGAGTACACCTTTGCAGTCAACGGACGCTTCAAGGGCGGCCATATCACGCGTCACTACGGGCGTCCGGACAAGGGCATCGACGCGATCCAGCTGGAGCTGGCGCAGATCAACTACATGGACGAAGACTCGTTCGAATACCTGCCGCGCCAGGCCGCGGGCGTGCAGACGCTGATCGGCGGGATGCTCGAGGCCTGCCTCGTCAGCTGA